The following coding sequences are from one Sphingobium sp. Cam5-1 window:
- a CDS encoding class II 3-deoxy-7-phosphoheptulonate synthase — protein MTAKWTPESWREHKGIQMPVYRDAQALAAVETQLSQFPPLVFAGEARSLKAELAKVTTGEAFLLQGGDCAESFAEFHPNNIRDTFRVLLQMAVVLTFASKLPIVKVGRMAGQFAKPRSADTETIGGVELPSYRGDNVNDIAFTPESREPDAQRMIRAYNQSAATLNLLRAFSTGGYASLDRVHGWMLDFMGRSPLAAKFDAVADQIGAALDFMRACGLSPETVPQLGGTSFYTSHEALLLPYEQALTRQDSLTGDWYDTSAHMLWIGDRTRFEGSAHVEYLRGIGNPIGMKCGPSLEPDALIRLLDILNPSREAGRITLITRYGHDKIEAGLPKLVRAVLKEGHPVVWSCDPMHGNVIKAANGYKTRPFDRILAEVRGFFAVHRAEGSFGGGIHAEMTGQNVTECTGGAIAITDEGLADRYHTHCDPRLNAAQSLELAFLLAEMLNEELKERRAAA, from the coding sequence GTGACGGCGAAGTGGACGCCGGAAAGCTGGCGCGAGCATAAGGGCATTCAGATGCCCGTCTATCGTGATGCACAGGCGCTTGCCGCCGTGGAGACGCAGCTCAGCCAGTTTCCCCCGCTCGTCTTTGCCGGCGAAGCGCGCAGCCTGAAGGCCGAACTCGCCAAGGTCACGACCGGCGAGGCGTTTCTGCTACAAGGCGGCGATTGCGCCGAAAGCTTCGCGGAATTCCATCCGAACAATATCCGCGACACGTTCCGCGTGCTGCTGCAAATGGCCGTGGTGCTGACATTTGCGTCCAAGCTGCCAATCGTGAAGGTCGGCCGCATGGCGGGTCAGTTCGCCAAGCCGCGCTCGGCCGATACGGAAACGATCGGCGGCGTCGAACTGCCCAGCTATCGTGGCGACAATGTCAACGACATCGCCTTCACGCCGGAATCGCGCGAGCCCGATGCCCAGCGCATGATCCGCGCCTACAACCAGTCGGCAGCGACGCTCAACCTGCTGCGCGCCTTCTCGACTGGCGGCTATGCCAGCTTGGATCGCGTGCATGGCTGGATGCTCGATTTCATGGGCCGCAGCCCGCTCGCGGCAAAGTTCGACGCCGTCGCTGATCAGATCGGCGCGGCGCTCGACTTCATGCGCGCTTGCGGCCTGTCGCCCGAAACCGTGCCGCAGCTTGGCGGAACCAGCTTCTACACCAGCCATGAGGCGCTGCTGCTCCCCTATGAGCAGGCGCTGACCCGTCAGGATTCGCTGACCGGCGACTGGTACGACACATCCGCACACATGCTCTGGATCGGGGACCGCACGCGGTTTGAAGGGTCTGCGCATGTCGAATATCTGCGCGGCATCGGCAATCCGATCGGCATGAAGTGCGGCCCGAGCCTCGAGCCCGACGCGCTGATCCGCCTGCTCGACATCCTGAACCCCTCGCGCGAGGCTGGCCGTATTACGCTCATCACACGCTATGGTCATGACAAGATCGAAGCGGGCCTGCCCAAGCTGGTCCGGGCTGTGCTGAAGGAAGGCCATCCCGTCGTCTGGTCCTGCGACCCGATGCACGGCAACGTCATCAAGGCAGCCAATGGCTACAAGACGCGGCCCTTCGACCGCATCCTCGCTGAAGTGCGCGGCTTCTTTGCCGTGCACCGCGCGGAAGGCAGCTTCGGTGGCGGCATCCATGCCGAAATGACCGGGCAGAATGTGACGGAATGCACCGGCGGCGCCATCGCCATCACCGACGAGGGCCTGGCCGACCGCTACCACACGCATTGCGACCCGCGCCTCAACGCAGCGCAGAGCCTGGAACTCGCCTTCCTGCTCGCGGAAATGCTGAACGAGGAATTGAAGGAACGTCGCGCAGCGGCCTGA
- a CDS encoding Rap1a/Tai family immunity protein: protein MKWHILTALLLFGSPVATPPAAAQHFMFETGTTLRAKCRNKAPEYALACTAYIVGAVDGIKKDVFIGRAQPNCWPDRMQAEEVRRIVIAYLERYPDQRNAPASVIVSIALNEHYPCKK from the coding sequence ATGAAATGGCACATTCTGACGGCGCTGCTCCTGTTCGGGAGCCCGGTGGCCACTCCGCCTGCCGCCGCCCAGCACTTCATGTTCGAAACCGGCACCACGCTGCGCGCAAAGTGCCGCAACAAGGCGCCGGAATATGCGCTGGCCTGCACCGCGTACATCGTCGGCGCGGTGGACGGCATCAAGAAGGACGTGTTCATTGGTCGCGCCCAGCCTAATTGCTGGCCTGACCGGATGCAGGCGGAAGAAGTGCGGCGCATCGTCATCGCCTATCTTGAACGCTATCCCGACCAGCGCAACGCCCCGGCCTCGGTCATCGTCAGCATCGCGCTGAACGAGCATTATCCTTGCAAGAAGTGA
- the cysS gene encoding cysteine--tRNA ligase, which produces MSDQFTSAEQHADAPLRLFNSLTRTVEPFAPIDPGHARVYSCGPTVYNYAHLGNLRAYVFTDTLRRTLLWKGLTVTHIINITDVGHLTSDADAGDDKMEAAARAQAKSIWDIAAHYTDAFKQNIADLNIMPPSEWTVATDYVPQMIEFAKKIAPDHCYELESGLYFDSSTVPDYGALAGGRDDAAHARIDPVAGKRNPSDFAIWRKSPPGEQRQMEWDSPWGKGAPGWHLECSVMSEARLGHPFDIHTGGIDHREIHHPNEIAQNQAYCGCTDAQPGFTGARWWMHNNFLVDRQGKMSKSKGGFTTLFSLIDAGVHPLAYRLLCLGAHYRSELEFSAESVGAALTRLKRLIMAVEGLKSRAEGVTWQSPRLDYLRANLHPKLAPLLEQFDAAISDDLMTPRALPLLEEAIAIKKVPVDEKLCLIAAFDQALGLSLLQLSRADLRIMPKDAQITPDEVEAELDRRQKARAEKDFALSDQIRDALIERGVDVMDGDPLRWEWQPSLG; this is translated from the coding sequence ATGAGCGACCAGTTCACCTCCGCCGAGCAGCATGCCGACGCCCCGTTGCGCCTGTTCAACAGCCTGACCCGCACCGTCGAACCCTTCGCCCCGATCGACCCGGGCCATGCCCGCGTCTACAGCTGCGGCCCGACTGTCTACAACTATGCCCATCTCGGCAATCTGCGCGCCTATGTCTTCACTGACACCTTGCGCCGCACCCTGCTGTGGAAGGGCCTCACCGTCACCCACATCATCAACATCACCGACGTCGGGCACCTGACCAGCGATGCCGACGCCGGAGACGACAAGATGGAGGCCGCCGCCCGCGCCCAGGCCAAAAGCATCTGGGACATAGCGGCGCATTACACCGACGCGTTCAAGCAGAATATCGCCGATCTCAATATCATGCCGCCCAGCGAATGGACCGTCGCCACCGACTATGTCCCGCAGATGATCGAGTTTGCGAAGAAGATCGCGCCCGATCATTGCTACGAGCTGGAAAGCGGCCTTTATTTCGACAGCAGCACCGTGCCCGATTATGGCGCGCTGGCGGGCGGGCGGGATGACGCCGCCCATGCCCGCATCGATCCGGTCGCGGGTAAGCGCAATCCGTCCGACTTCGCCATCTGGCGCAAATCCCCGCCGGGCGAACAGCGCCAGATGGAGTGGGACAGCCCGTGGGGGAAGGGCGCGCCGGGATGGCACCTTGAATGTTCGGTGATGAGCGAAGCGCGCCTTGGTCATCCGTTCGACATTCACACAGGCGGCATCGACCATCGGGAAATCCACCATCCCAACGAGATCGCGCAGAATCAGGCTTATTGCGGCTGCACCGATGCGCAGCCCGGCTTCACCGGCGCGCGCTGGTGGATGCACAATAATTTCCTCGTTGATCGCCAGGGCAAGATGAGCAAGTCGAAGGGCGGCTTTACGACGCTTTTCTCGCTGATCGATGCGGGCGTGCATCCGCTCGCATACCGATTGCTGTGTCTGGGTGCCCATTATCGCAGCGAATTGGAGTTCAGCGCGGAGAGCGTCGGCGCGGCCCTCACTCGCCTCAAGCGCCTGATCATGGCCGTGGAGGGGCTGAAAAGCCGGGCCGAAGGCGTAACCTGGCAGTCACCCCGGCTCGATTACCTTCGCGCCAACCTTCACCCCAAGCTCGCGCCGCTGCTCGAACAGTTCGACGCCGCGATCAGCGACGACCTGATGACCCCGCGCGCGTTGCCGCTGCTCGAAGAGGCGATTGCCATCAAGAAGGTGCCGGTCGATGAGAAGCTGTGCCTGATCGCAGCGTTCGATCAGGCGTTGGGGCTCAGCCTTCTTCAGCTGAGCCGCGCGGACCTTCGCATCATGCCCAAGGACGCGCAGATCACGCCCGATGAGGTGGAGGCGGAACTCGACCGCCGCCAGAAAGCCCGTGCGGAGAAGGATTTCGCCCTCTCCGACCAGATCAGGGATGCGCTCATCGAACGGGGCGTCGATGTCATGGACGGTGACCCGCTGCGCTGGGAGTGGCAGCCAAGCTTAGGGTAA
- a CDS encoding Bax inhibitor-1/YccA family protein, whose product MNNPVRTPNYGTTQAAQHDAGLRSHMLGVFRNMGIGLVITGLVAAFIGNTPALAAAIFNTPLKWVAIFAPLAFVFFFSFRIEKMTTAGARMAFWAFSAVMGVSLASIFLVFTGASIAQAFFSAAVMFLAMALWGYTTGRDLSKMGSFLIMGLIGILVASLINIFIGSSAMQMVISIIGVVVFTGLTAWDVQRIKSEYFAYAGHEVAQKMQVMGALSLYLNFVNLFQMLLSLTGERE is encoded by the coding sequence GTGAACAATCCCGTTCGTACACCAAATTATGGGACGACGCAGGCGGCGCAACATGACGCCGGGCTGCGCAGTCACATGCTGGGCGTCTTCCGCAACATGGGTATCGGCCTGGTCATCACTGGCCTGGTCGCCGCCTTTATCGGCAATACGCCGGCGCTGGCCGCTGCGATCTTCAACACGCCGCTCAAATGGGTGGCGATCTTCGCGCCGCTGGCGTTCGTGTTCTTCTTCAGCTTCCGCATCGAAAAGATGACGACGGCTGGCGCCCGCATGGCGTTCTGGGCCTTTTCCGCGGTCATGGGCGTGTCGCTGGCCAGCATCTTCCTGGTCTTCACCGGGGCGAGCATCGCGCAGGCCTTCTTCTCGGCGGCGGTGATGTTCCTTGCGATGGCGCTGTGGGGCTATACCACCGGGCGTGACCTGTCGAAAATGGGTTCGTTCCTGATCATGGGCCTGATCGGCATCCTGGTCGCGAGCCTGATCAACATCTTTATCGGCTCGTCGGCCATGCAGATGGTGATTTCGATCATCGGCGTCGTGGTCTTCACCGGCCTGACCGCCTGGGACGTGCAGCGGATCAAGTCGGAATATTTCGCCTATGCCGGCCATGAGGTTGCGCAGAAGATGCAGGTGATGGGCGCGCTGTCGCTGTACCTGAACTTCGTCAACCTGTTCCAGATGCTGCTGAGCCTGACGGGCGAACGGGAATAA
- a CDS encoding TFIIB-type zinc ribbon-containing protein gives MRTPEAVSAMLCPVCHVGLSMTDRQGVEIDYCPQCRGVWLDRGELDKIIERSGTAAPTPQPQQAHYRPDRDYRDDSRYYQKKRKKSFLEELFD, from the coding sequence ATGCGTACGCCAGAAGCCGTGTCGGCCATGCTCTGCCCGGTCTGTCATGTGGGCCTTTCCATGACAGACCGGCAGGGGGTCGAGATCGATTATTGCCCGCAGTGCCGGGGAGTGTGGCTGGACCGGGGTGAACTCGACAAGATCATCGAGCGATCCGGCACGGCCGCCCCCACGCCGCAGCCTCAACAAGCGCACTACAGGCCGGACCGCGACTATCGCGATGATAGCCGCTATTATCAGAAGAAGCGCAAGAAGAGCTTTCTGGAAGAATTGTTCGATTAG
- a CDS encoding mannose-1-phosphate guanylyltransferase/mannose-6-phosphate isomerase encodes MSISNAPHLEVTPVILAGGSGTRLWPLSRKSYPKQFVPLLGETTLFQSVARRLSGQTELFSFDRPLVLTNSLFRFIIAEQLAKENIDPQAILIEPEGRNTAPAILAAALHLVARKPDAVMLVAPSDHVVPDVAAFHAAVGKGVNAAQAGDLVTFGIKPTRPETGYGYLQAQSKPDGSGAPIKLASFVEKPNAARAEEMLATGDYLWNAGIFLFAARDLIAAFEQHAPGILAAVRGAVEQAESDLGFLRLAAEPWAQAESVAIDYAIMERADNLSAVPFDAEWSDLGGWDAVWSHSQPDENGVALSGAATALDCRDTLLRSESEGLELVGLGLDNIVAVAMNDAVLIADKSRTQDVKLVVEALQRKGAPQAEAFPKDHRPWGWYESLVVGSRFQVKRITVLPGASLSLQSHFHRSEHWIVVEGTAKVTVGEEVQLLSENQSVYVPVGAVHRIENPGRIPMVFIEVQTGSYVGEDDIVRYEDRYARN; translated from the coding sequence ATGTCGATCAGCAATGCCCCTCATCTGGAGGTCACTCCCGTCATCCTCGCCGGGGGATCGGGGACGCGGCTCTGGCCGCTGTCGCGCAAATCCTACCCCAAGCAGTTCGTGCCGTTGCTGGGTGAGACGACATTGTTCCAGTCGGTCGCACGGCGACTGTCCGGCCAGACCGAGCTGTTCTCCTTCGACCGGCCGCTGGTTCTTACCAACTCGCTGTTCCGCTTCATCATTGCCGAGCAGCTGGCGAAAGAGAATATCGACCCTCAGGCTATCCTGATCGAGCCGGAAGGACGCAATACCGCCCCGGCCATATTGGCGGCCGCGCTGCATCTGGTTGCGCGCAAGCCTGATGCGGTCATGCTGGTCGCGCCTTCGGACCATGTCGTGCCCGATGTGGCGGCGTTTCATGCGGCCGTGGGCAAGGGCGTGAACGCGGCGCAGGCGGGCGACCTCGTCACCTTCGGGATCAAGCCCACGCGGCCGGAGACGGGCTATGGCTATCTTCAGGCGCAGAGCAAGCCGGATGGATCGGGCGCGCCGATCAAGCTCGCCAGCTTCGTTGAAAAGCCCAATGCGGCGCGAGCGGAAGAGATGCTGGCGACCGGCGACTATCTGTGGAATGCGGGCATCTTCCTGTTCGCGGCCAGGGATCTGATCGCGGCGTTCGAGCAGCATGCGCCGGGCATCCTTGCTGCCGTGCGGGGAGCCGTTGAGCAGGCGGAAAGCGATCTGGGCTTCCTGCGGCTGGCGGCGGAGCCATGGGCGCAGGCGGAAAGCGTCGCCATCGACTATGCGATCATGGAGCGGGCGGACAATCTGTCCGCGGTGCCGTTCGACGCGGAATGGTCGGATCTGGGTGGTTGGGATGCGGTGTGGAGCCATTCGCAGCCGGATGAAAATGGCGTCGCTCTGTCGGGCGCGGCGACGGCGCTGGATTGCCGCGACACATTGCTGCGATCGGAGAGCGAGGGATTGGAGTTGGTCGGTCTTGGTCTTGATAATATCGTTGCGGTAGCGATGAACGATGCGGTGCTGATCGCGGACAAGTCGCGCACGCAGGATGTGAAGCTGGTCGTTGAAGCGTTGCAGCGCAAGGGCGCGCCGCAGGCGGAGGCTTTCCCGAAGGATCACCGGCCTTGGGGCTGGTATGAGAGCCTGGTCGTAGGGTCGCGCTTTCAGGTGAAGCGCATCACTGTGCTGCCCGGCGCGTCGCTTAGCCTGCAAAGCCATTTCCACCGCTCGGAACATTGGATCGTCGTCGAGGGGACGGCCAAGGTCACGGTGGGTGAGGAAGTGCAGCTGCTCTCGGAAAACCAGTCCGTCTATGTGCCGGTGGGCGCGGTGCACCGGATCGAGAATCCGGGGCGGATTCCGATGGTGTTTATCGAGGTGCAAACGGGCTCCTATGTGGGCGAGGATGACATCGTGCGATATGAGGACCGGTACGCGCGGAATTGA